The Trinickia acidisoli genome includes a window with the following:
- the boxA gene encoding benzoyl-CoA 2,3-epoxidase subunit BoxA: MNMPVPPIEVIKQHLIDPEICIRCNTCEETCPIDAIVHDENNYVVKADVCNGCMACISPCPTGAIDNWRTVLKAQAYGIDEQFAWDELPAEKPVAELDPISAQREDGLGAAPFNGEGAADRQPLSRSAIVPPWSAAKPYVNLYTHKVPVTATVVGNYRLTDESIERSTPAADIHHLVLDFGSMPFPVLEGQSIGILPPGAATDGKPHHARQYSIASPRDGERPGYNNLSLTVKRVTHDHEGNAALGVCSNYLCDLKKGDTVTVIGPFGSTFLMPNHPNSHLLMICTGTGSAPMRAMTEYRRRRRLKGATGKLMLFFGARTKEELPYFGPLTKLPRDFIDTNLAFSRTPGQPKRYVQDAMRERSADVAQLLRDENTCVYVCGLRGMEEGVLQVLQEIADGCGLSWTTLWERLKREGRLHLETY, translated from the coding sequence CTCCCATCGAAGTGATCAAGCAGCACTTGATCGACCCCGAGATCTGCATTCGCTGCAATACCTGCGAAGAGACGTGCCCGATCGATGCGATCGTGCACGACGAAAACAACTACGTCGTGAAGGCGGACGTCTGCAACGGCTGCATGGCATGCATCTCGCCGTGCCCGACGGGGGCGATCGACAACTGGCGTACCGTGCTGAAGGCGCAGGCATACGGTATCGACGAGCAATTCGCGTGGGATGAACTACCTGCCGAAAAGCCGGTCGCCGAACTCGATCCGATATCGGCGCAGCGAGAAGATGGGCTCGGCGCGGCGCCATTCAACGGCGAGGGGGCAGCCGATCGGCAGCCGCTCTCGCGCAGCGCGATCGTGCCGCCATGGTCAGCGGCGAAGCCTTATGTCAACCTCTATACGCACAAGGTGCCCGTGACGGCGACGGTCGTCGGCAACTACCGGCTGACCGACGAATCGATCGAAAGGTCGACGCCGGCGGCGGACATCCACCATCTCGTCCTCGATTTCGGCTCGATGCCGTTTCCGGTGCTCGAGGGGCAATCGATCGGCATCCTGCCGCCGGGTGCAGCGACGGACGGCAAGCCGCATCACGCGCGTCAGTATTCGATCGCGAGCCCGCGCGACGGCGAGCGGCCGGGTTACAACAACCTATCGCTGACGGTCAAGCGCGTGACGCACGATCACGAAGGCAATGCGGCGCTGGGCGTTTGTTCGAATTACTTGTGCGATTTGAAGAAGGGCGACACGGTTACCGTGATCGGGCCGTTCGGCAGCACGTTCCTGATGCCCAATCACCCGAACTCGCATTTGCTGATGATCTGCACGGGGACGGGGTCCGCCCCGATGCGCGCCATGACGGAATATCGCCGGCGCCGTCGGCTGAAAGGCGCGACGGGCAAGCTCATGCTGTTCTTCGGCGCACGCACCAAAGAAGAACTGCCTTATTTCGGACCGCTAACCAAATTGCCGAGGGATTTCATCGATACGAATCTGGCGTTTTCGCGCACGCCGGGGCAGCCGAAGCGATATGTGCAAGACGCCATGCGCGAGCGTTCGGCCGATGTGGCGCAACTGCTCAGAGACGAGAACACCTGCGTCTACGTATGCGGGTTGCGCGGCATGGAGGAGGGGGTGCTGCAGGTGCTGCAAGAAATTGCCGATGGCTGCGGCTTGAGTTGGACTACGCTATGGGAACGGCTCAAGCGCGAAGGGCGTCTACATCTCGAGACATACTGA